From the genome of uncultured Methanobrevibacter sp.:
TTTCTTTGGAACTACAGATGGCAATAATTTCACTGGATCTTTCATCAACAACTCTGCTTGGGGTATAAGTTCAGGTGATAGTGTTGGTAACGGTGGAGCAATAACCTTCACTAACATATCAAGTAATTGCGTATTTGCTTGTGATTTCATTAACAACACTGCTGCTAAACATGGTGGAGCAATAAACTACAGGCAAACTCCGCAGGGTATTGCATTTAATGGTAATTTCATCAACAACAAAGCATCATATGGTGCTGGAATCAATTTCTTTGAAAGTATGGAAAATGTGGTATTTAATGGTGAATTCAATGGCAATACTGCTTATCAAGGCGGTGCGATTTTTATTAATAATTCCGTTTCTAATTGTAAAATCAATTCCACTTTCATTAATAATAGTGCATATCAAGGTGGTGCAATATTCTTTAACAATGAAACTGATAATGTTATAATTAATGGTTATTTTGATGGTAATGAGGCTGAAAGGATTGGTGGAGCATTATGTTTCCAAGCTAAAGCATCCAATAACATAATTTCTGCTGAATTTTATAATAATAAAGCAAATAGCGCCAGTGGTGGAGCAATCTTTTTCCGTAATCTTGCTGAAGGCAATCAATTTGAAAGTGTTTTCAGAGGTAACAATGCAGTTTATGGTGGAGCAATATTTTTCTACGATAAAGCAAACAATAATAGATTTAACAGTAATTTTGACTCCAATGTAGCTAATTCCACTGGTGGTGCTATTGTTTTCGTCAATACCACTGATAACAATAATTTCACTGGTCTTTTTGTCAATAATGCTGCTTTAGGTGAAGGATCTGGTGATTTGAATGGTAATGGTGGTGCTATGACCTTTAGGGATGTTTCAAGCAATTGTGTATTTACTTGTGATTTCATTAACAACACTGCTACCAATAATGGTGGTGGAGTGAACTATAGGCAAAATCCATATAACATTACATTTAACGGTAATCTTATTAATGTTACAATCAATGGGGTAGATATTGTCTCCGTAAATGATAATGCAACCCTCACATTAATTAATGCTGTTCCTGCACAATTAAAAAATATCAATGTTTCCAATATTACTTATGGAGAAACTGTAAAGATTTCTTCAGATGTTGTTGATGAAAATAATGTGCCATTAAATAATGGAACTCTCTCTGTTATTATCAACGGAAAAACATATTCTGCTGATGTATCTAATGGAACTGCAACTATCAAAATTTCAAATTTGAATGCAGGAAACTATAATGTTGATGTGAAATATCGAGGAAATGGACGGGTCTTTATTTCATCCGTTGCATTCAGTGTATCTAAACAGGGTGCAGCAATTTCTGCTAAAAATAAGGCATACATCATTAACTATGGTGGAAAATACAGTATCATTCTTAAAGATGCAAAAGGTAAGGCTATTGCTGGTAAAAAGGTTTCATTCAAATTAAATGGCAAAAATATAGGTTCAGCTAAAACTAATGCCAAAGGTGTTGCAACAATTAGCTTGACTGCAAAAATCCTAAAGGCGCAAAAAGCAGGTACTAAAAAACTTGTCATTAAATTTGCAGATTCAAATTATAATACTGTATCAAAAACTGTAAAGATAACAATAAATAAGGAAAAGACAAAAATTGTCGCTAAAAACAAAGTGTTCAAAAAGGCTAAAAAAGTAAAAAAATATACAATAACCTTGAAGAACAGCAAAAATAAGGCAGTTAAGAAAGTTCTTGTTACCTTAAAGGTTAAAGGTAAACTTTACAAGGCAAAAACAAACAGCAAAGGTAAAGCAACCTTCAGTCTTAAAAAGTTAACCAAAACAGGTAAATTTACAGCAGCAATTAGATTTAAAGGAAACACACTTTACAAGCCAACCCTTAAAAAAGTTAAAATCACTGTGAAAAAATAGAATCTTATTCTATTTTTTCTACTTATTTTTTTTAATTTCTGTTTTAATGTATTATGTATTAATTAATCTCATTTCAGATGACATATACAAAATATGAAATAGTTATAGATAAAAAATAGCTATTAATATTGATAAAAAAATAAAAAAATTGCAAGAAAAACTTGCAAATAATAAAACTATAGATTTATTTTTCCATTTTTTTAAATGATTTAATAATGTCTTCAATGCCTTTTCCTTCTGATGCAGCATCAAATACGTCTTTGATTACGTCTAAAATATTGTGTTTATGCTCAGGAGATTCAGAAGTTTTTGAACTGCCAACAGCTAAATCAATATCTTCTGCTTTCACAGTTTTTCTATTTGCATATTTTGTATATACAACTGCTTTTTTAGACACATCTTCTGCGTAATCTTCTAAAAATTCAACTAATGCATCTACTGCATCAGCACTTACTCTTTCAGCACCAGCTTCTTGAATAATTCTTTTTACAGGAGCCTTAGGAATTGCCATATTTTTCACATCCGTTATGTAGCATTGTATTATTATATCAACTATGCAATATTAAAACTTTGCCCATTTTTACTTATTTGTCACTTATTTTTCATATAAAAAAGATATAACTTAAAAAATATTCATATAACTTGGATCTTTCAAAAATTTGTTGTTTTTTCTAAATTGATTTTCGATTGCAGTTTTAAATTAGATTTTTGCGATATATTCGTTTTTAAACGCCTCGTTTAGTTTTGAATGTTTGTTTTTTAGGTTTTGGCTTTGTTTTTGAATGGTATTTTTAATTTTCTTATGGGAATCATTCATTCATAATCTTCACAAAACCTTCCAAAGGATAACGAATGTCCTAAACGACAATAATATTCAACATACCCTTCACTATCAAAATCACCAACTATTCCTCCTCCACTGTCCATAAATTCTTCGTAGCAGTGTCTGCAATTCAAGTTACAATAGTTCCCATGAGCTATTTCATTCTTTTCTATTTTTTTACTATGAATTTCTTTTTCTTTTTTGATTTTAGCTTTTTTTTGTTCTTTGTTCGCTTTTTCTAATTCTATTTTTATGAAGTATTTAATTTCTTCTTCATTCATTTCTTCTTTTTTATTGATTAACTTATTATTTAGATTATATTTGATGGAAAATACATATTTTTGACTAATATTGTTTTTTATTATTTCCGATTTGATTTCTTCTGATTCAAATATTTCATCAATTGTTTTTAATTTTTTCTTTTTTTCTTCTTTTTCTTTAGCTCTTCGGGCTCTGTCTTGTTCTATGCTATCGTAAACTGATTTTAATAAATGTTTACTCTGTTTCATATCAGATTTATCTATTTTTGCCCCACAGTTAGTGCAAAAATTATCTTCTTTTTCTAATTTTGTCCCACATTCAATACAAAAATTACCGTCTTCTTTTATTTTTGTCCCGCAGTTAGTGCAAAAATTATCCTCGTTTCTTATTTTGGTTCCGCAGTTAGTGCAAAAATTGGCCATATTACACACTTCTCAAATTAGTCTTCTTAAACAAATTTCAGTTAAAAAAATTATTTATATGTTGTTATGTTTTTCAATTTTTTCATTCTTGGAATTTCGTTCGAAAGAATCTACGGTAAAACATTCTATACATTATAAGAATAATGAAATATAAAATATTGTTAT
Proteins encoded in this window:
- a CDS encoding Ig-like domain repeat protein; the protein is MSLFVLISLSCVSAADDNQTDINAQVFDVKVEETLTDVSTDEGNFTTLNELISQSENELTLDKNYKFNPSTDKDIDGFTIAKDNYVVDGKGHTIDGSNQVRIFIFTGSNITLKNLNIINANGTNGPAAYFASLAMIDNCSFINNTATNQGGAIYINNSISNCKINSTFINNSAYQGGAIFFNGETDNNKIAGYFDGNEAERIGGALCFQAKASNNIISAKFNNNRANSASGGAIFFRDLADGNQFEGIFTANYANQGGAIFFYNKANNNRFNSDFKSNMANTSGGAIVFFGTTDGNNFTGSFINNSAWGISSGDSVGNGGAITFTNISSNCVFACDFINNTAAKHGGAINYRQTPQGIAFNGNFINNKASYGAGINFFESMENVVFNGEFNGNTAYQGGAIFINNSVSNCKINSTFINNSAYQGGAIFFNNETDNVIINGYFDGNEAERIGGALCFQAKASNNIISAEFYNNKANSASGGAIFFRNLAEGNQFESVFRGNNAVYGGAIFFYDKANNNRFNSNFDSNVANSTGGAIVFVNTTDNNNFTGLFVNNAALGEGSGDLNGNGGAMTFRDVSSNCVFTCDFINNTATNNGGGVNYRQNPYNITFNGNLINVTINGVDIVSVNDNATLTLINAVPAQLKNINVSNITYGETVKISSDVVDENNVPLNNGTLSVIINGKTYSADVSNGTATIKISNLNAGNYNVDVKYRGNGRVFISSVAFSVSKQGAAISAKNKAYIINYGGKYSIILKDAKGKAIAGKKVSFKLNGKNIGSAKTNAKGVATISLTAKILKAQKAGTKKLVIKFADSNYNTVSKTVKITINKEKTKIVAKNKVFKKAKKVKKYTITLKNSKNKAVKKVLVTLKVKGKLYKAKTNSKGKATFSLKKLTKTGKFTAAIRFKGNTLYKPTLKKVKITVKK
- a CDS encoding histone, encoding MAIPKAPVKRIIQEAGAERVSADAVDALVEFLEDYAEDVSKKAVVYTKYANRKTVKAEDIDLAVGSSKTSESPEHKHNILDVIKDVFDAASEGKGIEDIIKSFKKMEK
- a CDS encoding zinc ribbon domain-containing protein, giving the protein MANFCTNCGTKIRNEDNFCTNCGTKIKEDGNFCIECGTKLEKEDNFCTNCGAKIDKSDMKQSKHLLKSVYDSIEQDRARRAKEKEEKKKKLKTIDEIFESEEIKSEIIKNNISQKYVFSIKYNLNNKLINKKEEMNEEEIKYFIKIELEKANKEQKKAKIKKEKEIHSKKIEKNEIAHGNYCNLNCRHCYEEFMDSGGGIVGDFDSEGYVEYYCRLGHSLSFGRFCEDYE